The genomic region AAGCCTCGGGCGGCAGTAAATGCTGCACCTGACTGATATCAACCAGCAGGCGAAAAATCGGCGTGAAGTGCGCTGTTTCAGACTCATCATGAAATACCGCAGAACCCAGCGGTGCTTCCACAGCGAGATACGCATTGGCCATGCCGGCGACGGGTTTTACCCACATCGTCTCTAGCAGCGTAAATTCTTGGGCTTGCAAGGATTGAGCCAGTGCTGATGCAAGCTCACGTTCCAACCTCGACATATCTCACATCCTAGTGCGCATTAGCTGCGACTTCTGGCTGTCACACAAACCGGAAGAAAACTACTACCCTGGGAGATATGACTGATAACCAGAAGAAAATGAACGTAGAATCTTTCAATCTTGACCACCGTGCGGTCGCTGCGCCTTTTGTCCGTATTGCGGACCGTAAGGATTTACCAGGCGGCGACGTACTGGTGAAGTACGATGTGCGTTTCAAGCAGCCCAATGTTGAGCACTTGGAAATGCCTACTGTGCATTCTTTGGAGCACATGCTGGCAGAGCATCTGCGCAACCACACTGATGCGCTCATTGACTTTTCCCCGATGGGCTGCCAGACCGGCTTTTATGCCCTCATGCTCGGTGTCGAGACCGATGAATTCCTCGAGATCTTGGAAAAGGGCCTCAACGACGTCGTCAACGCCACCGAGGTTCCAGCCGCGAACGAAGTTCAGTGTGGCTGGGGCGACTCCCACTCCCTAGAGGGCGCTCAGGAAGCAGCTCGTGAGCTGCTGTCCAAGCGCGATGAGTGGAGCCAGGTCATGGCTGCTTAAGCTTTTAAAGCTTTCACAAGCTCCGAGTGCGTTATTGTTCGCCTCGGAGCTTGTTGCTTTTCGCAGACAAGGTATCCCACACCAATTGATGCAGCGGCGCTTGACCGTCGTGACTATTAGCAAAGCGCACGATACCTCCGACCTGAGAATCCAACTCACTATCCAACCCGTCGAGGATATCCCGCTGCATGGAGGCGGTGCCGTCTTCTGACTGTGCATCCGTAAACGACATCACGGTATCAACCGCATCATCTTTCACCGCAATACCCGCGGTGCGCGCCACCTGTGCCGCCTCAGTCATCAACGCCCGCAAGCTGTCACGATAGGTGGTCCGCAAGATACCAATGGGCTCTTCTACTACCGCGCCCAGCGCACCAAAGGTAGTCACCAGCATGGCCTTCATCCACACATCACTGAGAATATCCGGATAAATCTTCGCCTTAATCGGCGTCTCGGCTAATACTTCATAAAATTCCTGCACCAGCGATTCTGTTGCTGGCTCCAAAGCCCCGAAAGTCAGCGATAGCCCACCGCCCATAAAGTGGGACGTAGCCGGTCCTTCGCGGTGGATGAATGCACGAACGACGGCAGGGATTACCTTATCGGCACCATATTTTTCTTGCGCCAACATGGGGTATTCCACGGAATTTTCCGTGGTCATAAAGACCGCGCCCGCAGGCAACTTCTCCGGCAGATCAGGATCTCCCACAATCTTGATGGCCGAGATGACCAAATCTGCGGAGTCCACTTCCTCCAGGCTGCCCACGGTGCTGATGTTGGTGACCTTTTCCGTACCTTCAGGACTAATCAGCGTCAGGCCTTCGCTGTCGATGACCTTACGAGTTGCAGGACGCACGACGTAGGTAACGTCATGTCCTGCCTTAGCCAGTTGGCCGCCATAGTAACCACCAATGGCACCTGCACCAATGAACACGATCTTCATGTACTTTTCATCTCTTTCTGCGT from Corynebacterium ammoniagenes DSM 20306 harbors:
- a CDS encoding S-ribosylhomocysteine lyase, with translation MTDNQKKMNVESFNLDHRAVAAPFVRIADRKDLPGGDVLVKYDVRFKQPNVEHLEMPTVHSLEHMLAEHLRNHTDALIDFSPMGCQTGFYALMLGVETDEFLEILEKGLNDVVNATEVPAANEVQCGWGDSHSLEGAQEAARELLSKRDEWSQVMAA
- a CDS encoding 2-dehydropantoate 2-reductase yields the protein MKIVFIGAGAIGGYYGGQLAKAGHDVTYVVRPATRKVIDSEGLTLISPEGTEKVTNISTVGSLEEVDSADLVISAIKIVGDPDLPEKLPAGAVFMTTENSVEYPMLAQEKYGADKVIPAVVRAFIHREGPATSHFMGGGLSLTFGALEPATESLVQEFYEVLAETPIKAKIYPDILSDVWMKAMLVTTFGALGAVVEEPIGILRTTYRDSLRALMTEAAQVARTAGIAVKDDAVDTVMSFTDAQSEDGTASMQRDILDGLDSELDSQVGGIVRFANSHDGQAPLHQLVWDTLSAKSNKLRGEQ